A window from Balearica regulorum gibbericeps isolate bBalReg1 chromosome 1, bBalReg1.pri, whole genome shotgun sequence encodes these proteins:
- the RINT1 gene encoding RAD50-interacting protein 1 isoform X1: protein MLLEKTWLSGEEKENMTTVAARKKEVTRDLDHCDIPYYVSEFVEREVGNDYDSLRKLDNLIDKLSENKKQLEEQVLTVSSEVPKRIQNALKNAEDSKKSLSRLLEEEALLSDSISSHLLKAQPWMEDLDVLISQVEEIERHLSYLKWISRIEELSDSIQQYLMTNNVPEAASTLAFMAELDIKLQESSCSHLLAFVRSTVKFWHKILKDKLSSDFEEVLTQLRWPFVGPPQSQAFGLAAPAIAADVYNNLEMLFCQLLKLQTSDELLTKPKQLPEKYSLPPSPPIILPIQIMLNPLQKRFKYHFTGNKQTNVLNKPEWYLTQVLMWIGNHAKFLDDKIQPILDKAGSSVNAGLEFSRALVMLILEKLAVDIPCLLYDDTLFCHLVDEVLLFERELYSVHGYLSSFPSCMHILSEESCFQRWLTVEKKFALQKMDSMLSSEAAWISQYKDITDVDEMKVPDCAETFMTLLLVITDRYKNLPTASRKLQFLGLQKELVDDFRIRLTQVMKEETRASLGFRYCAILNAVNYIATVLADWADNVFFLQLQQAELEVRAESNAVSKLQLGQLASMESSVFDEMINLLERLKHDMLTRQVDHVFREVKDAAKLYKKERWLSLPSQAEQAVMSLSSTACPMLLTLRDRLLQLEQQLCHSLFKIFWQMLAEKVDIYIYQEIIMANHFNEGGAAQLQFDMSRNLFPLFSHYCKRPENYFKHIKEACIILNLNVGSALLLKDVLQSASENETLKPNQPSPTAALNELGVYKLAQKDVEILLNLRASWPNTGK from the exons ATGCTCCTTGAAAAGACCTGGCTCTCTGGCGAAG agaaagaaaacatgacaaccgttgctgctagaaagaaagaagtcacTAGAGATCTAGATCATTGTGATATCCCATACTATGTTTCTGAATTTGTGGAAAGAGAAGTTGGAAATGACTATGATTCTCTGAGGAAGCTAGACAACCTTATTGATAAgctatctgaaaataaaaagcagttagAAGAACAG GTACTTACAGTTTCATCAGAAGTCCCTAAAAGAATTCAGAATGCCTTAAAGAATGCAGAAGATTCTAAGAAGTCTCTGAGTCGGCTTCTAGAGGAAGAAGCTCTTCTATCTGATTCAATCAGTAGCCACTTACTGAAAGCTCAGCCATGGATGGAGGATCTTGATGTACTGATTAGTCAAGTAGAAGAGATTGAACGACACCTGTCCTATCTTAAATGGATTTCACGAATAGAAGAGTTAAG TGACAGCATTCAGCAATATTTGATGACCAACAATGTTCCAGAGGCAGCCAGTACTCTGGCATTCATGGCAGAACTGGATATTAAACTTCAGGAGTCATCTTGTTCTCATCTTCTTGCTTTTGTGAGATCCACTGTTAAATTCTGGCATAAAATTCTTAAGGACAAATTGTCAAG TGACTTTGAAGAGGTACTAACCCAGCTCCGCTGGCCGTTCGTGGGGCCACCACAGTCTCAGGCATTTGGCCTTGCTGCACCAGCGATTGCTGCTGATGTATACAACAATTTGGAGATGTTGTTTTGTCAGCTCCTGAAACTGCAAACCTC AGATGAACTGTTAACCAAACCTAAACAATTGCCAGAAAAGTACTCTTTACCCCCATCACCACCCATTATCCTTCCAATACAGATCATGCTGAATCCTCTTCAGAAAAGATTCAAATATcatttcactggaaataaaCAAACTAATGTTTTAAACAAG ccTGAGTGGTATTTAACACAAGTACTTATGTGGATTGGAAATCATGCAAAGTTCCTTGATGACAAAATCCAGCCAATACTGGACAAGGCAGGATCTTCAGTGAATGCCGGG cttgaaTTCTCTCGTGCTCTAGTAATGCTGATTTTGGAGAAGCTGGCTGTTGATATTCCATGCCTGTTGTATGATGATACGCTCTTTTGCCACCTTGTCGATGAGGTACTTCTATTTGAGAGAGAGTTATACAGCGTTCATGGTTATCTCAGCAGCTTTCCCAGTTGCATGCATATTCTGTCAGAAGAATCCTGCTTCCAAAGGTGGctaacagtggaaaaaaaat TTGCTCTTCAGAAAATGGACTCTATGCTTTCATCAGAGGCTGCATGGATATCGCAATACAAAGATATCACTGATGTAGATGAAATGAAAGTCCCAGACTGCGCTGAAACTTTTATGACTCTGTTGTTAGTAATAACAG ACAGGTACAAGAATCTTCCAACAGCTTCCAGAAAACTACAGTTCCTGGGCCTACAGAAGGAGTTAGTTGATGATTTCAGGATACGATTAACTCAAGTAATGAAGGAAGAGACTAGAGCTTCCTTAGGATTCCGATACTGTGCAATCCTTAATGCTGTTAACTATATAGCAACAGTGTTGGCAGACTGGGCTGACAATGTG ttcttcttgcagctgcagcaggccGAACTGGAGGTTCGTGCAGAAAGTAATGCTGTCAGTAAACTACAGCTAGGGCAGCTGGCTTCGATGGAGAGTTCTGTCTTTGATGAAATGATTAACCTCCTGGAACGCCTGAAGCACGACATGCTGACTCGTCAAGTAGATCATGTCTTCAGAGAGGTCAAAGATGCTGCAAAGCTgtacaaaaaagaaag GTGGTTATCTTTACCGTCTCAAGCAGAGCAAGCAGTAATGTCTTTATCGAGCACAGCTTGCCCAATGTTGCTGACCCTACGAGACCGCTTGCTACAACTAGAACAGCAACTCTGTCACTCACTGTTCAAAATTTTCTGGCAAATGCTTGCAGAGAAAGtggatatatacatatatcagGAA ATAATTATGGCAAATCATTTCAATGAAGGAGGAGCAGCACAACTCCAGTTTGACATGAGTAGAAATCTGTTCCCTTTATTTTCACACTACTGCAAGAGGCCAGAAAACTACTTCAAGCA CATAAAAGAAGCCTGCATTATCCTGAACCTGAATGTTGGCTCTGCCTTGCTTCTGAAGGATGTACTACAGtcagcttcagaaaatgaaacGTTAAAGCCAAACCAGCCATCTccaacagcagcactgaatgAACTTGGAGTTTATAAATTAGCTCAAAAGGATGTTGAGATTCTTCTCAATTTGAGAGCTAGTTGgccaaatacaggaaaataa
- the PUS7 gene encoding pseudouridylate synthase 7 homolog isoform X2 yields METVEMNSVSLKRPRSEDDVANADEIKRQKISEKSKTGNDSGQSVETVTEQPDKCLLEDTKNEIIPNEESEEQEDEELEDSDEDGDPESFADMMKHGLTESDVGITKFVSSHKGFSGILKERYSDFVVHEIGKDGRVSHLDDFSVPVDDEDPSEETFTVLSDEDKKRLEELQLLKNKETSVAIEVIEDTKEKRTVIHQAVKSLFPGLETKTEDRDGKKYIIAYHAAGKKALANPRKHSWPKSRGSYCHFVLYKENKDTMDAINVLSKFLRVKPNIFSYMGTKDKRAITVQEIAVLRITAQRLAHLNKCLMNFKLGNFSYKNHPLKLGELQGNHFTVVLRNITGTDDQIEQAMHSLREIGFINYYGMQRFGTTAVPTYQIGRAILQNNWNEVMDLILKPRPGAEKGYLVKCREEWAKTKDPAAALKKLPVKRCVEGQLLRGLLKYGMKNIISAFGIIPRNNRLMYIHSYQSYVWNNMVSKRIEEYGLRAVPGDLTLKGATAVHIEEGDVDNYTIHDVVMPLPGFDVIYPKHKIGEAYKEMLVADNLDINNMRHKIRDYSLSGAYRKIIIRPQNVNWEVVAYDDPRIPLFTTDLDKLEGKPLPVLPTYGKFRALKMEFSLPPSTYATMAIREVLKMDTSIKNQTQLNTTWLR; encoded by the exons ATGGAAACTGTAGAAATGAATAGTGTATCCTTGAAACGTCCTCGCTCTGAGGATGATGTGGCTAATGCAGACGAAATTAAAAGACAGAAGATCTCAGAGAAGTCTAAGACAGGAAACGACTCCGGGCAGAGCGTTGAGACTGTAACAGAACAACCTGACAAATGTCTGCTTGAGGACACgaaaaatgaaataatcccCAATGAGGAAAGTGAGGAGCAGGAAGATGAGGAACTAGAGGACAGTGATGAAGATGGAGATCCAGAGAGCTTTGCAGACATGATGAAGCATGGACTGACAGAAAGTGATGTTGGCATAACTAAATTTGTTAGCTCTCATAAAGGGTTTTCTGGAATCTTGAAAGAGAG ATATTCGGACTTTGTTGTCCATGAAATAGGCAAAGATGGACGTGTGAGCCATTTAGATGACTTTTCTGTTCCAGTGGATGATGAG GACCcatcagaagaaacatttacaGTTTTGTCAGATGAAGACAAGAAGCGTTTAGAGGAGCTCCAGCTTCTTAAGAATAAGGAAACTAGTGTTGCCATAGag GTAATTGAAgacaccaaagaaaaaagaacagttatCCATCAGGCTGTGAAATCCTTGTTTCCTGGACTGGAGACTAAAACAGAAGATcgagatggaaaaaaatacattattgctTATcatgctgctgggaaaaaagcaCTGGCAA atccAAGAAAACACTCTTGGCCAAAATCTAGGGGAAGCTACTGCCACTTCGTACTGTACAAGGAGAACAAGGATACTATGGATGCCATTAATGTCCTGTCTAAATTTTTGAG AGTGAAGCCAAACATATTTTCGTACATGGGAACTAAAGATAAAAGGGCTATAACAGTTCAAGAGATCGCTGTTCTCAG aatcaCTGCACAAAGACTTGCTCATTTGAATAAATGTTTGATGAACTTCAAATTAGGAAATTTCAGTTACAAGAACCATCCACTGAAATTAGGAGAGCTGCAAGGGAACCATTTCACTGTTGTTCTCAG aAACATAACAGGAACTGATGACCAGATAGAGCAAGCAATGCACTCTCTCAGGGAAATTGGGTTCATTAATTACTATGGAATGCAAAGATTTGGAACCACAGCTGTTCCTACGTATCAAATTGGCAG AGCTATTCTACAGAACAATTGGAATGAAGTAATGGATTTGATATTAAAACCACGACCAGGAG CTGAAAAGGGATACTTAGTAAAATGCAGAGAAGAATGGGCAAAGACTAAAGATCCAGCAGCAGCCCTCAAGAAACTACCCGTAAAAAGGTGCGTGGAAGGACAGCTTCTACGCGGACTCTTAAAGTATGGAATGAAGAACATAATCTCTGCATTTGGCATA ATACCAAGAAATAATCGCTTAATGTATATTCATAGCTACCAGAGTTATGTGTGGAATAACATGGTGAGCAAGAGAATAGAAGAATACGGCCTTAGAGCCGTACCAGGAGATCTCACGCTTAAAGGAG CCACAGCTGTTCATATCGAAGAAGGAGATGTTGATAACTACACTATCCACGATGTAGTGATGCCATTGCCTGGATTTGATGTTATTTATCCAAAGCATAAAA TTGGTGAGGCCTACAAGGAAATGCTAGTAGCTGACAATCTTGATATCAACAACATGAGGCATAAGATCAGAGATTATTCACTTTCTGGAGCATACAGAAAGATTATCATTCGACCTCAGAATGTCAATTG GGAGGTTGTTGCATATGATGATCCCAGAATCCCATTATTTACTACGGATTTGGATaagctggaaggaaaaccaTTACCAGTTCTTCCTACAT ATGGTAAATTCAGGGCACTAAAGATGGAgttctcccttcccccatccACTTATGCTACCATGGCGATCCgagaagttttgaaaatggaCACAAGCATAAAAAACCAGACACAATTGAATACTACCTGGTTACGCTGA
- the RINT1 gene encoding RAD50-interacting protein 1 isoform X2 produces MTTVAARKKEVTRDLDHCDIPYYVSEFVEREVGNDYDSLRKLDNLIDKLSENKKQLEEQVLTVSSEVPKRIQNALKNAEDSKKSLSRLLEEEALLSDSISSHLLKAQPWMEDLDVLISQVEEIERHLSYLKWISRIEELSDSIQQYLMTNNVPEAASTLAFMAELDIKLQESSCSHLLAFVRSTVKFWHKILKDKLSSDFEEVLTQLRWPFVGPPQSQAFGLAAPAIAADVYNNLEMLFCQLLKLQTSDELLTKPKQLPEKYSLPPSPPIILPIQIMLNPLQKRFKYHFTGNKQTNVLNKPEWYLTQVLMWIGNHAKFLDDKIQPILDKAGSSVNAGLEFSRALVMLILEKLAVDIPCLLYDDTLFCHLVDEVLLFERELYSVHGYLSSFPSCMHILSEESCFQRWLTVEKKFALQKMDSMLSSEAAWISQYKDITDVDEMKVPDCAETFMTLLLVITDRYKNLPTASRKLQFLGLQKELVDDFRIRLTQVMKEETRASLGFRYCAILNAVNYIATVLADWADNVFFLQLQQAELEVRAESNAVSKLQLGQLASMESSVFDEMINLLERLKHDMLTRQVDHVFREVKDAAKLYKKERWLSLPSQAEQAVMSLSSTACPMLLTLRDRLLQLEQQLCHSLFKIFWQMLAEKVDIYIYQEIIMANHFNEGGAAQLQFDMSRNLFPLFSHYCKRPENYFKHIKEACIILNLNVGSALLLKDVLQSASENETLKPNQPSPTAALNELGVYKLAQKDVEILLNLRASWPNTGK; encoded by the exons atgacaaccgttgctgctagaaagaaagaagtcacTAGAGATCTAGATCATTGTGATATCCCATACTATGTTTCTGAATTTGTGGAAAGAGAAGTTGGAAATGACTATGATTCTCTGAGGAAGCTAGACAACCTTATTGATAAgctatctgaaaataaaaagcagttagAAGAACAG GTACTTACAGTTTCATCAGAAGTCCCTAAAAGAATTCAGAATGCCTTAAAGAATGCAGAAGATTCTAAGAAGTCTCTGAGTCGGCTTCTAGAGGAAGAAGCTCTTCTATCTGATTCAATCAGTAGCCACTTACTGAAAGCTCAGCCATGGATGGAGGATCTTGATGTACTGATTAGTCAAGTAGAAGAGATTGAACGACACCTGTCCTATCTTAAATGGATTTCACGAATAGAAGAGTTAAG TGACAGCATTCAGCAATATTTGATGACCAACAATGTTCCAGAGGCAGCCAGTACTCTGGCATTCATGGCAGAACTGGATATTAAACTTCAGGAGTCATCTTGTTCTCATCTTCTTGCTTTTGTGAGATCCACTGTTAAATTCTGGCATAAAATTCTTAAGGACAAATTGTCAAG TGACTTTGAAGAGGTACTAACCCAGCTCCGCTGGCCGTTCGTGGGGCCACCACAGTCTCAGGCATTTGGCCTTGCTGCACCAGCGATTGCTGCTGATGTATACAACAATTTGGAGATGTTGTTTTGTCAGCTCCTGAAACTGCAAACCTC AGATGAACTGTTAACCAAACCTAAACAATTGCCAGAAAAGTACTCTTTACCCCCATCACCACCCATTATCCTTCCAATACAGATCATGCTGAATCCTCTTCAGAAAAGATTCAAATATcatttcactggaaataaaCAAACTAATGTTTTAAACAAG ccTGAGTGGTATTTAACACAAGTACTTATGTGGATTGGAAATCATGCAAAGTTCCTTGATGACAAAATCCAGCCAATACTGGACAAGGCAGGATCTTCAGTGAATGCCGGG cttgaaTTCTCTCGTGCTCTAGTAATGCTGATTTTGGAGAAGCTGGCTGTTGATATTCCATGCCTGTTGTATGATGATACGCTCTTTTGCCACCTTGTCGATGAGGTACTTCTATTTGAGAGAGAGTTATACAGCGTTCATGGTTATCTCAGCAGCTTTCCCAGTTGCATGCATATTCTGTCAGAAGAATCCTGCTTCCAAAGGTGGctaacagtggaaaaaaaat TTGCTCTTCAGAAAATGGACTCTATGCTTTCATCAGAGGCTGCATGGATATCGCAATACAAAGATATCACTGATGTAGATGAAATGAAAGTCCCAGACTGCGCTGAAACTTTTATGACTCTGTTGTTAGTAATAACAG ACAGGTACAAGAATCTTCCAACAGCTTCCAGAAAACTACAGTTCCTGGGCCTACAGAAGGAGTTAGTTGATGATTTCAGGATACGATTAACTCAAGTAATGAAGGAAGAGACTAGAGCTTCCTTAGGATTCCGATACTGTGCAATCCTTAATGCTGTTAACTATATAGCAACAGTGTTGGCAGACTGGGCTGACAATGTG ttcttcttgcagctgcagcaggccGAACTGGAGGTTCGTGCAGAAAGTAATGCTGTCAGTAAACTACAGCTAGGGCAGCTGGCTTCGATGGAGAGTTCTGTCTTTGATGAAATGATTAACCTCCTGGAACGCCTGAAGCACGACATGCTGACTCGTCAAGTAGATCATGTCTTCAGAGAGGTCAAAGATGCTGCAAAGCTgtacaaaaaagaaag GTGGTTATCTTTACCGTCTCAAGCAGAGCAAGCAGTAATGTCTTTATCGAGCACAGCTTGCCCAATGTTGCTGACCCTACGAGACCGCTTGCTACAACTAGAACAGCAACTCTGTCACTCACTGTTCAAAATTTTCTGGCAAATGCTTGCAGAGAAAGtggatatatacatatatcagGAA ATAATTATGGCAAATCATTTCAATGAAGGAGGAGCAGCACAACTCCAGTTTGACATGAGTAGAAATCTGTTCCCTTTATTTTCACACTACTGCAAGAGGCCAGAAAACTACTTCAAGCA CATAAAAGAAGCCTGCATTATCCTGAACCTGAATGTTGGCTCTGCCTTGCTTCTGAAGGATGTACTACAGtcagcttcagaaaatgaaacGTTAAAGCCAAACCAGCCATCTccaacagcagcactgaatgAACTTGGAGTTTATAAATTAGCTCAAAAGGATGTTGAGATTCTTCTCAATTTGAGAGCTAGTTGgccaaatacaggaaaataa
- the EFCAB10 gene encoding EF-hand calcium-binding domain-containing protein 10 produces the protein MAAGEQQSRDYLQRHRIPELLHRLAALVLYHRPERPREFLIQVLERVKAGRRAEGEYPYLMDEANLAAMFELLDVVGQGHITPAQYREALKTLGLSTEDLHFGDDGTITLDVFKEEVKKKMLESWAVY, from the exons ATGGCGGCGGGCGAGCAGCAAAGCCGCGACTACCTGCAGCGCCATCGGATCCCCGAGCTGCTCCACCGCCTCGCCGCGCTGGTGCTCTACCACCGCCCCG AAAGACCACGTGAGTTCCTGATCCAGGTGCTGGAAAGGGTGAAGGCTGGAAGACGAGCAGAGGGGGAGTACCCTTACCTGATGGACGAGGCCAACCTGGCCGCCATGTTCGAGTTGCTGGATGTTGTAGGCCAAGGCCACATAACACCAGCACAGTACAGAGAAG CTCTTAAAACTTTGGGACTGAGCACTGAAGATTTGCACTTTGGAGATGATGGGACTATCACACTGGATGTATTCAAGGAAGAAGT gaagaaaaagatgctggagagctgggctgtgTATTAG
- the PUS7 gene encoding pseudouridylate synthase 7 homolog isoform X1, whose protein sequence is METVEMNSVSLKRPRSEDDVANADEIKRQKISEKSKTGNDSGQSVETVTEQPDKCLLEDTKNEIIPNEESEEQEDEELEDSDEDGDPESFADMMKHGLTESDVGITKFVSSHKGFSGILKERYSDFVVHEIGKDGRVSHLDDFSVPVDDEVNFEDPSEETFTVLSDEDKKRLEELQLLKNKETSVAIEVIEDTKEKRTVIHQAVKSLFPGLETKTEDRDGKKYIIAYHAAGKKALANPRKHSWPKSRGSYCHFVLYKENKDTMDAINVLSKFLRVKPNIFSYMGTKDKRAITVQEIAVLRITAQRLAHLNKCLMNFKLGNFSYKNHPLKLGELQGNHFTVVLRNITGTDDQIEQAMHSLREIGFINYYGMQRFGTTAVPTYQIGRAILQNNWNEVMDLILKPRPGAEKGYLVKCREEWAKTKDPAAALKKLPVKRCVEGQLLRGLLKYGMKNIISAFGIIPRNNRLMYIHSYQSYVWNNMVSKRIEEYGLRAVPGDLTLKGATAVHIEEGDVDNYTIHDVVMPLPGFDVIYPKHKIGEAYKEMLVADNLDINNMRHKIRDYSLSGAYRKIIIRPQNVNWEVVAYDDPRIPLFTTDLDKLEGKPLPVLPTYGKFRALKMEFSLPPSTYATMAIREVLKMDTSIKNQTQLNTTWLR, encoded by the exons ATGGAAACTGTAGAAATGAATAGTGTATCCTTGAAACGTCCTCGCTCTGAGGATGATGTGGCTAATGCAGACGAAATTAAAAGACAGAAGATCTCAGAGAAGTCTAAGACAGGAAACGACTCCGGGCAGAGCGTTGAGACTGTAACAGAACAACCTGACAAATGTCTGCTTGAGGACACgaaaaatgaaataatcccCAATGAGGAAAGTGAGGAGCAGGAAGATGAGGAACTAGAGGACAGTGATGAAGATGGAGATCCAGAGAGCTTTGCAGACATGATGAAGCATGGACTGACAGAAAGTGATGTTGGCATAACTAAATTTGTTAGCTCTCATAAAGGGTTTTCTGGAATCTTGAAAGAGAG ATATTCGGACTTTGTTGTCCATGAAATAGGCAAAGATGGACGTGTGAGCCATTTAGATGACTTTTCTGTTCCAGTGGATGATGAGGTAAATTTTGAG GACCcatcagaagaaacatttacaGTTTTGTCAGATGAAGACAAGAAGCGTTTAGAGGAGCTCCAGCTTCTTAAGAATAAGGAAACTAGTGTTGCCATAGag GTAATTGAAgacaccaaagaaaaaagaacagttatCCATCAGGCTGTGAAATCCTTGTTTCCTGGACTGGAGACTAAAACAGAAGATcgagatggaaaaaaatacattattgctTATcatgctgctgggaaaaaagcaCTGGCAA atccAAGAAAACACTCTTGGCCAAAATCTAGGGGAAGCTACTGCCACTTCGTACTGTACAAGGAGAACAAGGATACTATGGATGCCATTAATGTCCTGTCTAAATTTTTGAG AGTGAAGCCAAACATATTTTCGTACATGGGAACTAAAGATAAAAGGGCTATAACAGTTCAAGAGATCGCTGTTCTCAG aatcaCTGCACAAAGACTTGCTCATTTGAATAAATGTTTGATGAACTTCAAATTAGGAAATTTCAGTTACAAGAACCATCCACTGAAATTAGGAGAGCTGCAAGGGAACCATTTCACTGTTGTTCTCAG aAACATAACAGGAACTGATGACCAGATAGAGCAAGCAATGCACTCTCTCAGGGAAATTGGGTTCATTAATTACTATGGAATGCAAAGATTTGGAACCACAGCTGTTCCTACGTATCAAATTGGCAG AGCTATTCTACAGAACAATTGGAATGAAGTAATGGATTTGATATTAAAACCACGACCAGGAG CTGAAAAGGGATACTTAGTAAAATGCAGAGAAGAATGGGCAAAGACTAAAGATCCAGCAGCAGCCCTCAAGAAACTACCCGTAAAAAGGTGCGTGGAAGGACAGCTTCTACGCGGACTCTTAAAGTATGGAATGAAGAACATAATCTCTGCATTTGGCATA ATACCAAGAAATAATCGCTTAATGTATATTCATAGCTACCAGAGTTATGTGTGGAATAACATGGTGAGCAAGAGAATAGAAGAATACGGCCTTAGAGCCGTACCAGGAGATCTCACGCTTAAAGGAG CCACAGCTGTTCATATCGAAGAAGGAGATGTTGATAACTACACTATCCACGATGTAGTGATGCCATTGCCTGGATTTGATGTTATTTATCCAAAGCATAAAA TTGGTGAGGCCTACAAGGAAATGCTAGTAGCTGACAATCTTGATATCAACAACATGAGGCATAAGATCAGAGATTATTCACTTTCTGGAGCATACAGAAAGATTATCATTCGACCTCAGAATGTCAATTG GGAGGTTGTTGCATATGATGATCCCAGAATCCCATTATTTACTACGGATTTGGATaagctggaaggaaaaccaTTACCAGTTCTTCCTACAT ATGGTAAATTCAGGGCACTAAAGATGGAgttctcccttcccccatccACTTATGCTACCATGGCGATCCgagaagttttgaaaatggaCACAAGCATAAAAAACCAGACACAATTGAATACTACCTGGTTACGCTGA